From one Pseudomonas sp. B21-048 genomic stretch:
- the sohB gene encoding protease SohB: MELLFEYAIFLAKTVTLVIAILVVLASFAALRSKGRRKSAGQLQVSKLNDFYKGLRERLEQTLLDKDQLKALRKSQAKTDKKQKKKPEVKPRVFVLDFDGDIRASATESLRHEITALLTLATPKDEVVLRLESGGGMVHSYGLASSQLARIREAGVPLTVCIDKVAASGGYMMACIGEKIISAPFAILGSIGVVAQLPNVNRLLKKHDIDFEVLTAGEYKRTLTVFGENTEKGREKFQEDLDITHQLFKNFVSRYRPQLAIDEVATGEIWLGIAALDKQLVDELKTSDEYLAERAKQSELYHLHYAERKSLQERIGMAASGSVDRLLLGWWSRLTQQRFW, from the coding sequence GTGGAGCTTTTGTTCGAATACGCCATTTTTCTGGCCAAGACCGTGACTCTGGTGATCGCCATTCTGGTGGTCCTGGCCAGTTTTGCGGCATTGCGCAGCAAAGGTCGGCGCAAGTCGGCCGGGCAGCTGCAAGTCAGCAAACTCAATGATTTCTACAAAGGGCTGCGCGAACGCCTGGAGCAAACCTTGCTCGACAAGGATCAGCTCAAGGCCTTGCGCAAATCCCAGGCTAAAACCGATAAAAAGCAAAAGAAGAAACCCGAGGTCAAACCGCGGGTGTTCGTGCTGGATTTCGACGGTGACATCAGGGCGTCGGCCACTGAGAGCCTGCGCCACGAAATTACCGCGCTGCTGACCCTCGCCACGCCGAAGGATGAAGTGGTGCTGCGTCTCGAGAGCGGCGGCGGCATGGTCCACAGTTATGGTCTGGCGTCTTCGCAACTGGCGCGGATTCGTGAAGCCGGCGTGCCGTTGACCGTGTGCATCGACAAAGTCGCGGCCAGTGGCGGCTACATGATGGCGTGCATCGGCGAGAAGATTATCAGTGCGCCGTTCGCGATCCTCGGCTCGATCGGCGTGGTGGCGCAGTTACCCAACGTCAATCGCCTGTTGAAAAAACACGACATCGATTTCGAAGTACTGACAGCCGGTGAGTACAAGCGCACCTTGACGGTGTTCGGTGAAAACACCGAGAAGGGCCGGGAAAAATTCCAGGAAGACCTGGACATCACCCATCAGCTGTTCAAGAACTTCGTTTCCCGCTATCGCCCGCAACTGGCCATCGACGAAGTGGCCACCGGTGAAATCTGGTTAGGCATTGCGGCGCTGGACAAGCAATTGGTGGATGAACTCAAAACCAGCGATGAATACCTCGCCGAACGCGCCAAACAGTCCGAGCTCTATCACTTGCATTACGCCGAACGCAAAAGTCTGCAGGAGCGTATCGGCATGGCCGCCAGCGGTTCGGTCGATCGCCTGTTGCTGGGCTGGTGGAGCCGTTTGACACAGCAGCGGTTCTGGTAA
- a CDS encoding histidine phosphatase family protein translates to MGSIYLIRHGQASFGADDYDVLSPTGIRQAELLGQHLAELGVNFDRCLSGDLRRQQHTANSALEQFAAVGVPVPVLEIDSAFNEFDADAVIRALLPAMLEDEPQALDILRNAAQNRAEFQRIFALIIERWLAGTYDTPGLESWLGFVERVQAGLHRLLEHADNTQKIAVFTSGGTITALLHLITQMPAKQAFELNWQIVNTSLNLLKFRGREVALASFNSHAHLQLLKAPELITFR, encoded by the coding sequence GTGGGCAGCATCTACTTGATTCGACATGGCCAGGCCTCCTTCGGTGCAGACGACTACGACGTCCTGTCGCCGACCGGTATTCGCCAGGCAGAACTCCTCGGCCAGCACCTGGCTGAACTCGGTGTCAACTTCGATCGCTGTCTGTCAGGCGACCTGCGCCGCCAGCAACACACCGCCAACAGCGCGCTGGAACAATTCGCCGCCGTCGGGGTGCCGGTGCCGGTGCTGGAAATCGATTCCGCCTTCAACGAATTCGATGCCGACGCAGTGATCCGTGCCCTGCTGCCGGCCATGTTGGAGGACGAGCCCCAAGCGCTGGACATCCTGCGCAACGCCGCACAAAACCGTGCCGAGTTCCAACGCATTTTTGCTTTGATCATCGAGCGCTGGCTTGCCGGTACCTATGACACACCGGGCCTTGAGAGCTGGCTGGGTTTTGTCGAACGCGTGCAGGCCGGTCTGCATCGATTGCTCGAACACGCCGACAACACCCAGAAAATCGCCGTGTTTACCTCTGGCGGTACCATCACTGCCCTGCTCCATCTCATTACGCAAATGCCCGCAAAGCAGGCCTTTGAACTGAACTGGCAAATCGTCAACACCTCGCTCAACCTGCTCAAGTTTCGGGGTCGCGAGGTGGCCCTGGCTTCCTTCAACAGTCATGCACACCTGCAACTGCTGAAGGCCCCGGAACTCATCACGTTTCGTTGA
- a CDS encoding SCP2 sterol-binding domain-containing protein translates to MTSVADAVQAMKAKFNPAAAAGLNLVFGFRIDDTKNFSLIVKDGTCELQEGENPDAQVTLVMDGETLQGIVDGSTDGMQAFMGGKLRAEGDMMLAMKLSELFPG, encoded by the coding sequence ATGACCTCCGTAGCTGATGCCGTACAAGCAATGAAAGCCAAGTTCAACCCAGCCGCTGCTGCCGGTCTGAACCTGGTCTTCGGTTTCCGCATCGACGACACCAAGAACTTCTCGCTGATCGTCAAAGACGGCACCTGCGAACTGCAAGAAGGCGAGAACCCGGACGCACAGGTCACTCTGGTAATGGACGGCGAAACCCTGCAAGGCATCGTCGACGGTTCGACCGACGGCATGCAAGCGTTCATGGGCGGCAAACTGCGCGCTGAAGGCGATATGATGCTGGCCATGAAACTGTCCGAGCTGTTCCCCGGCTAA
- a CDS encoding amidohydrolase has protein sequence MPDAPADLILYNGRLHTVDRKKPQASAVAIKDGRFVVVGSDAQAMALQGPGSQIIDLHGRTVIPGLNDSHLHLIRGGLNYNLELRWEGVPSLADALRMLKDQADRTPTPQWVRVVGGWNEFQFAEKRLPTIEELNKAAPDTPVFVLHLYDRALLNRAALKVVGYTRDTPNPPGGEIQRDANGDPTGMLIARPNAMILYSTLAKGPKLPLEYQVNSTRQFMRELNRLGVTSAIDAGGGYQNYPDDYQVIQQLAKDQQLTVRIAYNLFTQKPKEELTDFKNWTSTSHYGQGDDFLRHNGAGEMLVFSAADFEDFLEPRPDLPQTMEQELEPVVRHLMEQRWPFRLHATYNESISRMLDVFEKVNQDIPFDGLPWFFDHAETITPRNIERVKALGGGIAIQDRMAFQGEYFVDRYGAKAAEATPPIARMLAEGVPVGAGTDATRVSSYNPWTSMYWLVSGRTVGGLALYPQGLSRDTALELFTHGSAWFSSEQGKKGQIKVGQLADLIALSADYFHIENEAIKWIESVLTIVDGKIVYGSVEFEKLGPPPIPVIPEWSPVVNVPGHWKPLAPLTAQVHQCVGACAVHAHSHERARLSSAPVSDFQGFWGAFGCSCFAF, from the coding sequence ATGCCCGATGCCCCGGCCGATCTGATTCTTTACAACGGACGCCTGCACACCGTCGACCGCAAGAAACCCCAGGCCAGTGCCGTCGCGATCAAGGACGGACGCTTCGTGGTGGTCGGCAGCGATGCCCAGGCCATGGCGCTGCAAGGCCCCGGCAGCCAAATCATCGACCTGCACGGGCGCACGGTGATTCCCGGTCTCAACGACTCCCACCTGCACTTGATCCGTGGCGGCCTGAACTACAATCTCGAACTGCGCTGGGAAGGTGTGCCATCCCTGGCCGATGCCCTGCGTATGCTCAAGGATCAGGCCGATCGCACGCCCACGCCGCAATGGGTGCGAGTGGTCGGAGGCTGGAACGAATTCCAGTTTGCCGAGAAGCGGCTGCCGACGATTGAAGAACTGAACAAGGCCGCGCCGGACACTCCGGTGTTCGTCCTGCACCTTTACGACCGCGCCCTGCTCAACCGTGCCGCGCTAAAAGTGGTCGGTTATACCCGCGACACGCCGAACCCGCCGGGCGGCGAGATCCAGCGCGATGCCAATGGCGACCCCACCGGCATGCTGATCGCCCGCCCCAATGCAATGATCCTTTACTCGACCTTGGCCAAGGGGCCGAAGCTGCCGTTGGAATACCAGGTCAACTCGACCCGTCAGTTCATGCGCGAACTCAATCGGCTAGGCGTCACCAGTGCCATCGACGCCGGCGGCGGTTATCAGAATTACCCGGACGATTATCAAGTCATCCAGCAACTGGCCAAAGACCAACAGCTCACGGTGCGCATTGCCTACAATTTGTTCACCCAAAAACCCAAGGAGGAGCTGACCGATTTCAAAAACTGGACCAGCACCTCCCATTACGGCCAAGGCGATGACTTCCTGCGGCACAACGGCGCCGGGGAAATGCTGGTGTTCTCCGCAGCGGATTTCGAAGACTTCCTCGAACCCCGCCCCGACCTGCCGCAAACCATGGAGCAGGAGTTGGAGCCGGTGGTGCGGCATCTGATGGAACAGCGCTGGCCCTTCCGCTTGCACGCCACCTACAACGAATCCATCAGCCGCATGCTCGACGTGTTCGAGAAGGTCAATCAGGATATTCCGTTCGACGGCTTGCCATGGTTCTTCGATCACGCCGAAACCATCACCCCACGGAACATTGAACGGGTTAAAGCCCTCGGTGGCGGCATCGCCATCCAGGACCGCATGGCATTTCAGGGTGAATACTTTGTCGACCGTTACGGCGCGAAGGCAGCCGAAGCGACACCACCGATCGCGCGCATGCTCGCCGAGGGTGTGCCGGTGGGCGCTGGCACCGATGCCACACGCGTGTCCAGCTACAACCCCTGGACCTCAATGTACTGGCTGGTCAGCGGTCGCACCGTCGGCGGGCTGGCGCTGTACCCGCAAGGCTTGAGCCGCGATACGGCGCTGGAACTGTTCACCCACGGCAGCGCCTGGTTTTCCTCCGAACAAGGCAAAAAGGGCCAGATCAAGGTCGGGCAACTGGCGGATCTGATCGCACTATCGGCGGATTACTTTCACATTGAAAATGAGGCCATCAAATGGATCGAGTCGGTGTTGACCATAGTCGACGGCAAGATCGTCTACGGCAGCGTCGAATTCGAAAAACTGGGACCGCCGCCCATCCCGGTGATCCCCGAATGGTCCCCCGTGGTGAATGTACCGGGACACTGGAAACCACTGGCGCCACTGACCGCGCAAGTGCACCAGTGTGTAGGCGCTTGCGCGGTGCATGCCCACAGCCATGAACGGGCGCGGTTGTCGTCAGCGCCGGTCAGTGACTTTCAAGGGTTCTGGGGCGCGTTTGGCTGTTCGTGTTTTGCGTTCTGA
- a CDS encoding LysR family transcriptional regulator, producing MDLDLARTFLEIVRHGSLAAAAEKLHVTQTAITARVQKLESQLGSTLFVRNRAGARLTPNGEAFVVYANQLVQTWEAARRDLPLPEGYRDVLHIGGEVSLCNPLMLSWAGELREKIPSHALRMEIRDGENLLRQLELGVLDAALVYQPEYWPRLQVEQVLEEKLIQVRLAGQPDPYVYIDWGPDFRRQHDAALPEKAKAALSFNLGPLALQYILENGGSGYFRTRVVQSYLETGVLEQVPKAPEFSYPTYLVYSRDRDSATLQRAFDLLREVIKSDDDWSQRWNPLT from the coding sequence ATGGACCTCGACCTCGCCCGCACCTTTCTGGAAATCGTCCGCCATGGCAGCCTGGCCGCGGCGGCTGAAAAACTGCATGTCACTCAGACCGCGATCACTGCCCGCGTGCAAAAACTCGAAAGTCAGCTCGGCAGTACGCTGTTCGTGCGCAACCGCGCCGGAGCGCGCCTGACGCCGAATGGCGAAGCCTTTGTGGTTTACGCCAATCAACTGGTGCAAACCTGGGAAGCAGCCCGTCGGGATTTGCCGCTACCCGAAGGTTACCGTGACGTGCTGCACATCGGTGGCGAGGTCAGTCTGTGCAACCCGTTGATGCTCAGCTGGGCCGGCGAGCTGCGCGAGAAAATTCCCAGCCATGCCCTGCGCATGGAAATCCGCGATGGCGAAAACCTGCTGCGGCAACTGGAGCTGGGGGTGCTGGATGCGGCGCTGGTCTATCAACCCGAGTACTGGCCACGTCTGCAAGTGGAGCAGGTACTGGAAGAAAAACTCATCCAGGTACGCCTGGCCGGACAGCCCGATCCATACGTGTATATCGACTGGGGTCCGGACTTCCGTCGTCAGCACGATGCCGCCTTGCCGGAAAAAGCCAAGGCGGCCCTGAGTTTCAACCTCGGGCCGCTGGCGTTGCAATACATCCTGGAAAACGGCGGTAGCGGTTATTTCCGTACTCGCGTGGTCCAGAGCTACCTGGAAACCGGCGTACTGGAACAAGTGCCCAAAGCCCCAGAGTTCAGCTATCCGACTTACCTGGTTTATTCCCGGGACCGCGACTCGGCGACCCTGCAACGAGCCTTCGATTTGCTGCGCGAAGTCATCAAGTCGGACGACGACTGGTCCCAACGCTGGAACCCGTTGACCTGA
- a CDS encoding DUF465 domain-containing protein: MPVTHDLYQDLKLSKEEIQQKRTKDPLLDSLINKYSQADAEVVKAETAQSDAPSDDAVKKLKEKRLQVKDKIVKQLQASS; encoded by the coding sequence ATGCCGGTGACTCATGATCTGTATCAGGATCTGAAGCTTTCAAAGGAAGAAATCCAGCAAAAACGCACCAAGGATCCGTTACTGGATTCACTGATCAACAAGTACTCCCAGGCGGACGCGGAGGTGGTGAAGGCTGAGACCGCACAATCAGATGCGCCCAGCGATGACGCAGTGAAGAAGCTCAAAGAGAAGCGCTTGCAGGTCAAGGACAAGATCGTCAAACAACTTCAGGCATCGTCCTGA
- a CDS encoding DUF4142 domain-containing protein produces MDGFNLRHLALAVALSTSMGTAFAATSNDFVDDATEGGIAEVEISKLALEKSSSADIKAFANMMITDHSKANDELAALAKKHDIEVPDTTTMVKQAKEKILDLRDESFDAAYADNQVKAHEETIKRFKKEANTVTDDKTKGATELKAFAQKMLPALEKHLGMAKKLQAAHPDK; encoded by the coding sequence ATGGACGGATTCAATCTGCGTCACCTCGCCCTGGCCGTAGCCTTGAGTACCAGCATGGGCACGGCTTTTGCCGCCACCTCCAACGACTTTGTCGATGACGCGACTGAAGGCGGTATCGCCGAAGTCGAAATCAGCAAACTGGCTCTGGAAAAAAGCTCATCGGCCGACATCAAGGCGTTCGCCAACATGATGATCACCGATCATTCCAAAGCCAATGATGAACTGGCCGCACTGGCGAAAAAGCATGACATCGAAGTGCCGGATACGACGACGATGGTCAAACAGGCCAAGGAAAAAATTCTCGACCTGCGCGATGAATCCTTTGACGCAGCCTATGCCGACAATCAGGTGAAGGCTCACGAAGAAACCATCAAACGGTTCAAAAAAGAAGCCAACACAGTGACGGACGACAAAACCAAAGGCGCCACCGAGCTTAAGGCCTTCGCGCAAAAAATGTTGCCTGCGCTGGAAAAACACCTGGGTATGGCGAAAAAACTCCAGGCTGCTCATCCCGATAAATAA
- a CDS encoding PAS domain-containing sensor histidine kinase has protein sequence MQFLDNSHGCNGWSGEMAGRIRAFDWSLTELGCIDTWPASLCGAVQLLLASPLPMVMLWGRPGYMIYNDAYSRFAGGRHPYLLGCPVELGWPEVAEFNRHVVDTCLAGGTLSYHNKALVLLRDGVPEDVWMDLYYSPVANDDGCPAGVMAMVVETTDHVISERRRQEAENAYRADNERVRLALNAGALLGSFVWDIKADVLSADERFARTFSYPPDQDLANLAPLIAEMQIHPDDRSWVQERINQSVETGVPYNAEYRVLRPDGSYLWVLASGCCEFNEQGEAFRFPGVLIDIHERKTAEESLLKFTRNLEQRVADEVDARLTAEEQLRQSQKLEAIGGLTGGVAHDFNNLLQVIAGNLHLLARHEPDNANVQRRVSASIAAVERGAKLSSQLLAFARRQPLSPAVCDPRQIFDGLGELLQRALGETIQIKVTAPDNPWHLYVDRNQLENAILNLAINARDAMNGEGTIALNAENIALDHKFCTGKGIVAGDYVCVAVADTGVGMTPQVLAQAFEPFFTTKADGQGTGLGLSMVFGFVKQSGGHIEISSIVGQGTRVQLYFPRSLRPLPGETMRHDPLHRRGHETILVVEDNEAVRGSVVDLLREEGYQVLTAANGDLAMQMLLDGVAVDLIFTDVVMPGLIKSSDLAAWAKVQNPAVAVLFTSGHTRDIISRNHQLSPDTYLLSKPYSPEALLSMTRSVLGG, from the coding sequence ATGCAGTTTCTAGATAATAGCCACGGATGTAACGGTTGGAGCGGCGAAATGGCCGGACGCATTCGCGCGTTCGACTGGAGCCTGACCGAGCTCGGGTGCATCGATACCTGGCCCGCAAGCCTGTGTGGCGCGGTGCAGTTATTGCTCGCCTCACCCCTGCCGATGGTGATGCTATGGGGCCGGCCCGGTTACATGATCTATAACGATGCCTACTCGAGATTTGCCGGTGGACGCCATCCTTATCTGCTGGGCTGCCCGGTAGAGTTGGGCTGGCCAGAGGTTGCAGAATTCAATCGGCATGTGGTGGACACCTGCCTGGCGGGTGGCACTTTGTCCTATCACAACAAAGCATTGGTGTTGTTGCGTGACGGTGTCCCCGAAGACGTCTGGATGGACCTTTACTACAGTCCGGTTGCCAATGATGACGGGTGTCCCGCTGGAGTCATGGCGATGGTGGTTGAAACCACGGATCATGTGATTTCCGAACGCCGTCGTCAGGAAGCCGAAAACGCCTATCGCGCCGACAACGAAAGGGTACGCCTGGCCCTCAATGCCGGGGCTTTGCTCGGTTCGTTCGTCTGGGACATCAAGGCGGACGTGCTGTCTGCCGACGAACGATTCGCTCGCACGTTTTCCTACCCGCCGGACCAGGATCTGGCCAATCTGGCACCGCTCATCGCTGAAATGCAGATACATCCCGACGACCGCAGTTGGGTTCAGGAACGGATCAATCAGTCGGTGGAAACCGGCGTACCCTATAACGCCGAATACCGGGTTCTACGTCCCGATGGCAGTTACCTGTGGGTGCTCGCCAGCGGGTGTTGTGAGTTCAATGAGCAAGGTGAGGCGTTCCGCTTTCCCGGGGTGTTGATTGACATCCACGAACGCAAGACTGCCGAAGAATCGTTGCTCAAGTTCACCCGCAACCTGGAGCAGCGAGTCGCTGACGAAGTCGACGCGCGGCTGACGGCCGAAGAGCAGTTGCGTCAGTCGCAGAAACTCGAAGCCATCGGCGGTCTCACCGGCGGCGTGGCCCATGACTTCAACAACTTGTTGCAGGTGATTGCCGGCAACCTGCATTTGTTGGCACGCCACGAGCCGGACAACGCCAACGTGCAACGCCGGGTCAGTGCGTCAATTGCCGCGGTCGAGCGCGGTGCCAAACTGTCTTCGCAATTGCTCGCGTTCGCCCGTCGTCAGCCTCTGTCCCCGGCGGTCTGCGATCCACGGCAGATCTTCGACGGGCTGGGAGAATTGTTGCAGCGGGCGCTGGGAGAGACTATCCAGATCAAAGTGACGGCGCCTGACAATCCGTGGCATCTCTACGTGGACCGCAATCAGCTGGAAAATGCCATTCTCAACCTCGCGATCAACGCCCGAGATGCCATGAACGGCGAGGGCACCATTGCCCTGAATGCCGAGAACATTGCTCTGGACCACAAATTTTGCACAGGCAAAGGCATCGTTGCCGGTGACTATGTTTGCGTGGCGGTGGCTGACACGGGTGTCGGCATGACGCCTCAAGTGCTCGCACAGGCCTTCGAACCGTTTTTTACCACCAAGGCTGACGGCCAGGGCACCGGCCTGGGTTTGAGCATGGTGTTCGGTTTCGTCAAACAGAGTGGCGGGCATATAGAAATTTCCAGCATCGTGGGGCAAGGCACTCGGGTGCAGCTATATTTTCCGCGCAGCTTGCGCCCGTTACCCGGTGAAACAATGCGCCATGATCCGCTGCATCGGCGCGGGCACGAAACGATTCTGGTGGTCGAGGACAACGAGGCGGTGCGTGGCTCGGTGGTGGACCTGTTGCGCGAAGAGGGCTATCAGGTTCTGACCGCGGCCAATGGTGACCTGGCCATGCAGATGTTGCTTGATGGCGTGGCGGTGGACCTGATCTTCACTGATGTGGTCATGCCCGGTTTGATCAAAAGCTCGGACCTGGCCGCCTGGGCCAAGGTGCAGAACCCTGCGGTGGCGGTGCTTTTTACCTCCGGCCACACCCGGGACATTATTTCGCGCAATCACCAGCTCAGTCCCGACACTTATCTGCTGAGCAAACCTTATAGCCCTGAAGCGCTGTTGAGCATGACCCGCAGCGTGCTGGGTGGTTGA
- a CDS encoding error-prone DNA polymerase encodes MAARLVRMNVDYAELHCLSNFSFQRGASSALELFQRAKKQGYQALAITDECTLAGIVRAWQAAKAVELPLIIGSEIRIENGPKLVLLVENLEGYQTLCRLITRARRRTQKGQYQVLREDFGEPLPGLLALWVPDAVDDFEQGHWLKQTFAERLWLSVQLHRGQDDTRRLAALLTLARELRIPAVASGDVHMHARGRRALQDTMTAIRYHLSVAEAGLRLHPNGERHLRGLDALRDLYPQALLDETLSIARRCTFDLGQLRYQYPRELVPEGHTATSWLRALTEKGIRWRWEKGPKAEVLAQIDKELELIAELEYESYFLTVHDIVNFARQQHILCQGRGSAANSAVCYVLGITEIDPERSTLLFERFLSKERNEPPDIDVDFEHERREEVLQYVFQRYGRTRAALTAVVSTYHGAGAVRDVAKALGLPPDQVNALADCCGHWSDQAPPVERLREGGFDPDSPVLRRVLSLTGQLIGFPRHLSQHPGGFVISEQPLDSLVPVENAAMAERTIIQWDKDDLDAVGLLKVDILALGMLSAIRRCFDLLRRHRGRDLSLATVPAEDPQTYEMIGHADTIGVFQIESRAQMSMLPRLKPKNFYDLVIEVAIVRPGPIQGGMVHPYLRRRKGEEEVIYPSKELEVVLKRTLGVPLFQEQVMQIAIVAADYSPGEADQLRRSMAAWKRHGGLEPHKERLAQGMKKNGYTAEFAAQIFEQIKGFGNYGFPESHAASFALLTYASCWLKCHEPAAFACALINSWPMGFYSPDQILQDARRHHLQIRPVDVRASDWDCSLEPITGAQPAIRMGLRMIKGFREDDARRIEFARSKGAFADIADLGERARLDARAQEQLADAGALRGLAGDRHRARWEVAGVQKQLGLFAGLPSQEEPAVSLPKPTVGEDLQADYNSVGTTLGPHPLALLRGELKARRCRSSKELMDVEHGRPVSVAGLVTGRQRPGTASGVTFVTLEDEFGNVNVVVWRDLAERQRQVLVGGQLLKVDGRWEKEGEVRHLIAGRLSDLSSLLDGIHVRSRDFR; translated from the coding sequence GTGGCTGCAAGGCTGGTTCGCATGAATGTCGATTACGCGGAGCTGCACTGCCTGTCGAACTTCAGTTTCCAGCGTGGTGCTTCCAGTGCGCTTGAGCTTTTTCAGCGGGCGAAAAAGCAGGGCTATCAAGCGTTGGCGATCACCGACGAATGCACCCTGGCGGGTATTGTCCGTGCCTGGCAGGCGGCCAAGGCCGTGGAATTGCCGCTAATCATCGGCAGTGAAATACGCATCGAAAACGGTCCGAAACTGGTACTGCTGGTGGAAAACCTCGAGGGTTATCAAACCCTGTGCCGCCTGATTACCCGCGCCAGACGCCGTACGCAGAAAGGCCAGTATCAGGTGCTGCGGGAGGATTTCGGCGAGCCGTTGCCGGGGCTGTTGGCGTTATGGGTACCGGACGCCGTCGATGACTTTGAGCAGGGCCACTGGCTGAAGCAGACCTTCGCCGAGCGCCTCTGGCTGAGTGTTCAGTTACATCGCGGGCAGGACGACACCCGACGACTGGCGGCGTTGCTGACTCTGGCGCGGGAACTGCGGATCCCGGCGGTGGCCAGCGGCGATGTGCATATGCATGCCCGCGGCCGGCGTGCCTTGCAGGACACCATGACCGCGATCCGCTATCACCTGTCGGTGGCTGAGGCCGGGTTGCGTCTGCACCCCAATGGCGAACGGCATTTGCGTGGCCTCGACGCTTTGCGCGATCTCTACCCGCAGGCACTGCTCGACGAAACACTGAGCATCGCCCGGCGCTGCACGTTCGACCTTGGTCAGTTGCGTTATCAGTATCCCCGGGAGCTGGTACCTGAAGGGCATACGGCCACATCCTGGCTGCGAGCCTTGACTGAAAAGGGTATTCGCTGGCGCTGGGAAAAAGGTCCTAAGGCCGAGGTGTTGGCGCAGATCGACAAGGAGCTGGAGCTGATTGCCGAGCTGGAGTACGAAAGTTATTTCCTGACGGTTCATGACATTGTGAATTTCGCCCGCCAGCAACACATTCTCTGTCAGGGGCGTGGTTCTGCGGCCAACTCGGCGGTGTGCTACGTGCTGGGGATCACGGAGATCGATCCAGAGCGGAGCACGCTGCTGTTCGAGCGTTTTCTCTCCAAAGAGCGCAACGAGCCGCCAGACATCGACGTGGATTTTGAACACGAGCGACGTGAAGAAGTCCTGCAATACGTGTTTCAGCGTTATGGTCGCACCCGTGCAGCGCTGACGGCGGTGGTCAGTACCTACCACGGTGCCGGCGCAGTCCGCGATGTGGCCAAGGCACTGGGTTTGCCGCCCGATCAGGTCAACGCCCTGGCCGACTGTTGCGGTCACTGGAGTGATCAGGCGCCGCCCGTCGAGCGCCTGCGTGAAGGAGGTTTCGATCCCGATAGCCCGGTGTTGCGCCGGGTGTTGAGCCTGACGGGGCAGTTGATCGGTTTCCCCCGGCACCTGTCCCAGCACCCAGGCGGTTTCGTGATTTCCGAACAACCCCTGGACAGTCTGGTGCCGGTGGAAAACGCCGCCATGGCCGAGCGCACCATCATCCAGTGGGACAAGGACGATCTGGACGCGGTCGGGTTGCTCAAGGTCGATATCCTCGCGTTGGGCATGCTCAGCGCGATTCGTCGTTGTTTCGATCTGCTGCGTCGACACCGTGGGCGCGACCTGAGCCTGGCGACGGTGCCGGCCGAAGACCCGCAAACCTACGAGATGATTGGTCATGCGGACACCATCGGAGTGTTCCAGATCGAATCCCGGGCACAGATGTCGATGCTGCCCAGGCTCAAGCCCAAGAATTTCTACGATCTGGTGATCGAGGTGGCGATCGTTCGGCCGGGGCCGATTCAGGGCGGAATGGTGCATCCCTATCTGCGGCGGCGTAAGGGCGAAGAAGAGGTGATCTACCCATCGAAAGAACTCGAAGTGGTGCTCAAACGCACCTTGGGCGTGCCGCTGTTCCAGGAACAGGTGATGCAGATTGCGATTGTTGCCGCCGACTACAGCCCCGGCGAGGCCGATCAATTGCGCCGCTCCATGGCCGCCTGGAAACGCCATGGCGGACTGGAACCGCACAAGGAGCGTCTGGCGCAGGGGATGAAGAAAAACGGCTACACGGCGGAGTTCGCCGCGCAGATCTTCGAGCAGATCAAAGGTTTCGGCAATTACGGTTTTCCCGAATCCCACGCCGCCAGTTTCGCCTTGCTGACCTATGCCAGTTGCTGGTTGAAATGCCACGAGCCGGCGGCCTTCGCCTGTGCGCTGATCAATAGTTGGCCCATGGGTTTCTACAGCCCGGATCAGATTCTTCAGGATGCCCGCCGGCATCATTTGCAGATTCGTCCGGTGGACGTGCGGGCCAGTGACTGGGATTGCAGCCTGGAACCGATCACCGGCGCGCAGCCGGCCATTCGCATGGGGTTGCGGATGATCAAAGGCTTTCGCGAGGACGATGCCAGGCGCATTGAATTTGCACGGTCGAAGGGGGCGTTTGCCGACATCGCCGACCTTGGCGAACGGGCGCGACTCGATGCTCGCGCCCAGGAGCAACTGGCCGATGCCGGTGCGTTGCGCGGGCTGGCCGGTGACCGGCATCGGGCGCGCTGGGAGGTGGCGGGGGTGCAGAAACAGCTCGGCTTGTTTGCCGGTTTGCCGAGCCAGGAAGAGCCGGCGGTGTCTCTGCCCAAACCCACCGTGGGCGAAGACCTGCAAGCCGATTACAACAGTGTCGGCACCACCCTCGGGCCGCATCCGCTGGCTTTGCTGCGGGGTGAATTGAAAGCCCGGCGTTGCCGCAGTTCGAAAGAACTTATGGATGTCGAGCACGGCCGGCCGGTCAGCGTCGCCGGGTTGGTGACCGGCCGGCAACGCCCGGGCACCGCCAGCGGCGTGACCTTCGTGACGCTTGAAGACGAGTTCGGCAACGTCAACGTGGTGGTCTGGCGCGACTTGGCCGAACGGCAACGGCAGGTACTGGTCGGCGGACAATTGCTCAAGGTCGATGGGCGTTGGGAAAAGGAAGGCGAGGTGCGGCACCTGATTGCCGGACGCTTGAGCGACTTGAGTTCATTGCTCGACGGCATCCATGTACGCAGCCGGGATTTCCGCTGA